In Apium graveolens cultivar Ventura chromosome 10, ASM990537v1, whole genome shotgun sequence, the following are encoded in one genomic region:
- the LOC141691879 gene encoding uncharacterized protein LOC141691879, whose product MIEATEIANKMEVEPFVEKRVVHRKRQSDESTGEMFQQLQSFEENFGILWNFEKLKSIEPEKLRTFCDNLANIKNNGENSDLNCDDLYEDLCILRRNLPEGTKSAIDVLTYIKEMEGSYPNVWIAYRILLTIPVTVSYAERSFSKLKLIKSYLRSTMSQERLSGLAMLSIEKDMVEKLDYVNLIDIFASENTRRIIFK is encoded by the exons ATGATTGAAGCTACTGAGATTGCCAATAAGATGGAAGTTGAACCATTTGTGGAAAAGCGTGTGGTTCACAGAAAAAGGCAATCTGATGAGAGCACGGGTGAGAT GTTTCAACAATTACAAAGTTTTGaagaaaattttggaattttatgGAATTTTGAGAAGTTAAAGTCCATTGAGCCTGAAAAGTTGAGGACCTTTTGTGATAATCTTGCAAACATTAAAAATAATGGTGAGAATTCAGATCTTAATTGTGATGATTTGTATGAAGACTTGTGTATATTGCGCCGAAATTTGCCAGAAGGTACAAAGAGTGCTATAGACGTGTTGACATACATCAAAGAGATGGAAGGTAGCTACCCAAATGTCTGGATTGCTTATAGGATTCTTCTAACGATACCGGTTACTGTTTCTTATGCAGAACGAAGTTTTTCAAAGTTGAAACTGATAAAATCCTACCTCCGTTCAACTATGTCTCAAGAAAGGTTAAGTGGCTTAGCTATGTTATCAATAGAAAAGGATATGGTTGAAAAACTTGATTATGTAAATTTGATTGATATTTTTGCATCAGAAAATACAAGACGTATTAtatttaagtaa